From a single Jatrophihabitans sp. genomic region:
- a CDS encoding BTAD domain-containing putative transcriptional regulator, with the protein MIDSDNHLVLSLLGGFSLRIAGQYVALPMHSRRVLAWLSLDKTIGQWCDRGVLAERLWPDATTERSRASLRTALWRIRRASSHLVLVEVDHVVLSSDIQVDLHHFRSVASKMIAGNEDLTGEITSLVANKVELLPGWDETWLLLAREQLRQMRLHALEGNARRLQKQACFPEAIDAMLAVVAEEPLRESSQTTLIQTHLRSGNRGEARRQFDLFTDLLWSELRLRPAPDLYRLVGVPVPVAPARVVRPAGVQPARSRSSNDWHDGRRVTQGS; encoded by the coding sequence ATGATCGATTCAGATAACCACCTCGTCCTTTCACTGCTCGGTGGGTTCTCCCTTCGGATCGCGGGCCAATACGTAGCACTTCCCATGCACTCGCGGCGGGTGCTTGCCTGGCTGTCGTTGGACAAGACGATCGGTCAGTGGTGCGACCGGGGCGTACTCGCCGAACGCCTGTGGCCCGATGCGACCACAGAGCGGTCGCGGGCCAGCCTGCGCACTGCACTGTGGCGGATACGCCGCGCCAGCTCACATCTCGTTCTGGTCGAGGTCGACCACGTCGTGCTCAGCTCCGACATCCAGGTGGATCTGCACCACTTTCGTTCAGTGGCGAGCAAGATGATCGCCGGCAACGAGGACCTGACTGGCGAGATCACAAGCCTGGTCGCGAACAAGGTGGAGTTGTTGCCTGGCTGGGATGAGACATGGCTGCTCTTGGCCCGCGAGCAACTTCGGCAGATGCGGCTGCACGCCCTCGAAGGCAACGCACGCCGGCTGCAGAAACAGGCGTGCTTCCCGGAAGCGATCGATGCGATGCTCGCAGTCGTCGCCGAAGAACCCCTGCGGGAGTCTTCGCAGACCACCCTGATTCAAACCCATTTGCGGTCAGGCAACCGCGGCGAAGCACGCCGGCAGTTCGACCTGTTCACCGATCTGTTGTGGAGTGAGCTGCGCTTGCGGCCCGCGCCCGATCTGTACCGGCTCGTCGGTGTTCCCGTGCCGGTAGCACCAGCCAGGGTGGTGCGACCGGCAGGGGTGCAGCCGGCCCGATCCAGGTCCTCCAATGACTGGCATGATGGCCGTCGAGTCACCCAAGGCAGTTGA